Genomic window (Candidatus Effluviviaceae Genus I sp.):
GACCTCAAGACCATCGTACCAGTCGTCGCCATCGGTATCCTGGGCAACGAGCGGGTCGCTCCCGAGGTAATTCACCTCGTAGCCGTCGCTGAAGCCGTCGCCGTCGGTGTCGTAGAGCTCGGGGTCGGTCTCGCCCTCGTCGACGATGCCGTTGAGGTTGGCGTCCTCGTCGCCGTCGGCCAGCCCGTCGTTGTCGCTGTCGACGTCGAGCGCGTTGATGAGGCCGTCGCCGTCGGCGTCGTTGTCGTTCTCGTTGCCGATGCCGTCGAGCCGTCCGTCGCCGTCGCTGTCGTTCAACGTCGGTCTGGTGCCGTACGTGAGCTCCTCACCGTCGCTCCACCCGTCGCCGTCGGTGTTGGGACTCGCCGGGTCGGTTCCCCAGGTCGCCTCCCTGCCGTCGATGATGCCGTCGCCGTCGGTGTCGGGGTTGAGCCAGTCCGTCACCCCTCCGAAGTACTCGACCGCGTCGGGGAGGAAGTCCCCGTCGGAGTCGAGGTCGAGAGCGTTGATGAGACCGTCGCCGTCGGTGTCGCGCGTCAGGTCCTCGAGCGGGTTCTCGACGCCGTCCGGAATGCCGTCACCGTCGGTGTCGGGATTCCACGGATCGGTCTCACCGATGTCCACGATGCCGTTCTGGTTGGCGTCCTCGACCGCGTCGGGGAGGCCGTCACCGTCCCAGTCAGCGACCTCGTCCGAGAACGAGCCGAACGTGCCGTGCCTGATCTCCTGGAAGTCAGGAAGCCCGTCGCCGTCGGTGTCGTAGTAGTAGGCCGCCGCGGGGGCGACCCCCATCACCGCCAGCGAGACCACGGCCATGAGGGAAGCGAGCGCGAGCATCGCGCCTCTGTCGCTGCGGTTCTCTCTTGCCATCCGACAACCTCCTCAGAGTGCGTGTTCAGACCGGGGCGCATCTCGCAGGTCCGTGCGACCCGGGCGCCCTGCCGGACGCTCCTTCAAGCTCCGTCAGGGCTCATTCGGCGCGCCTGTTCGGCGCACCGCTCCTGGCACAAGTCTCGAAACGGTCCCTGTCACCTCCTGTCGACGCCGGATGTGCCACCAGAGCGGCGGCACCCAAACGCTGGAACCCCCACGCTTCTTGCTGATCCATGTGCGACTTCTCATCGCCCCAGCGGGCGTGGCGGCAATCTAGCATACGCCCGCAAAACCTGTCAACTCTCTTCTTGTCCGGCGGTTTCGCTCGCGCCGAACACCCCGTTCGAACTTCGTTGTCAAGAGCTTGACGAATCGCTCACCCGCCCCGAGCGCGTGTCAGCTGTTCCATCTCCGCCGCCCGACGACCCTGCGCTCGGTGAGCGTCCTCACTCCGATCGCTTCTCCGCTTCTCAGATACACGCGCGTCACGCGCTTCCCGATGCCGCAGATGATCTCGTAGTTGATCGTCCCGACGCGTCGCGCGACCTCGTCCACGGTGATCTCCTCGCCGCCCTGCCGTCCGAAGAGAACCACCTCGTCCCCCACGCGCGCGTCCGGCGCCGCGTCGACGTCCGCCATCGTCACGTCCATCGTCACCCTGCCGACGACGGGGCAGCGCCGCCCCCCGATGAGCACCTCTCCGCAGTTGGACAGCCGCCAGCTGTACCCGTGTCCGTACCCGACCGGGATGACCGCCGCGCGCATCGGGCGCTCGGTCGCGTAGGTGCGACCGTAGCTCACGGTCTGGCCCGCCGGCAGGTCGCGCACCTGCGCGATCCTCGACTTGAAGCTCATGACCGGCCTGAGATCGAGCCCGTCGTTCACCGTCCCCCCGGCTCGGAGACCGTAGGCCGCGATGCCCGGCCTCACGAGATTGAGCGGTTCCTCGAACGAGCGAGGCACGCCGAGAACGGCTCCGCTGTTCGCCGCGTGCCTGAGCGGGACCCGTATGCCCTTCGCCTCGAGCCGCGCCAGGAGGCCGAGGAAGAGGCCGACCTGCCGCTCCGTGAAGCCGCGGTCCTCGTCGGACGACGGGAAGTGCGTGAACAGCCCCTCGAGCGTGAGCTCGTCGTGCTTGGCGAGCGCCGTGATGAACGGCACGGCCTCGTCGAGTCCCACGCCGCTCCGGCCCATCCCCGTGTCCACCTCGACGTGCACCGCCGCGGTCTTCCCCTGGGCCGC
Coding sequences:
- the alr gene encoding alanine racemase, with the protein product MTFATWVEIDLDALVHNLGTIRSRIGAGRRILLVVKADAYGHGAVEVARVAVRSGVDVLGVATLQEGIELRQASIDAPVLILSPPMEDETEDIAEYDLSCTVPSLSIARALARACAAQGKTAAVHVEVDTGMGRSGVGLDEAVPFITALAKHDELTLEGLFTHFPSSDEDRGFTERQVGLFLGLLARLEAKGIRVPLRHAANSGAVLGVPRSFEEPLNLVRPGIAAYGLRAGGTVNDGLDLRPVMSFKSRIAQVRDLPAGQTVSYGRTYATERPMRAAVIPVGYGHGYSWRLSNCGEVLIGGRRCPVVGRVTMDVTMADVDAAPDARVGDEVVLFGRQGGEEITVDEVARRVGTINYEIICGIGKRVTRVYLRSGEAIGVRTLTERRVVGRRRWNS